AATAAACTATCGCAGCAGCTGAGAACAACAGTCCATTGTGATGTCCTAAAGTTCTAGATCAAATTTTCATTTCAACATTCTAGAACAATAACAAGATTTGTGAGCAATATGGCTGCAGTGATGCATTTACTTATTAGCCACGAGCTAAGAgaacattttgattttttttttctgtattatcccaccaaagacagaaacagagatgggATCACACATTCCCCCTACAGGTCCCACCCCCTCGACCCTCAGCCTCAGCCATCATCAGGATTGCCATTTGAGTCTTCAGGAATCTCGCGTTCTGATTGGTGGATGCGCCCGTCGGTCCGCATGGAGTGGAAGGTCTTGTTGAAGGCATCCATCATTGCGTGAGCGAGCATCTTGGCAGCACGCTTGCTTTCACACTCCACGGCGTGGCAGTCCATCTGGAACGTCAGGTCCTCGTTGATCTGCCGGTAGATGAATGCAAACACCTTCGGGCTCACCTCATGATCCGCTGTGCAGTATGCGATTTGTGCCACCTGGAATGTCTCCACTGAGTCTGGCGCCTCACTCCGCCCACTCAAGTGGTGCAAACGCACCTGGAAGGGCCGGATCTCCAACAAGCCATCCATGGCGATTGACGAGCACTTTGTATCCCATAATGCCACCACGGCAGACTCAGTGCAGCCTGAAAGGAACTTAGAGCCTGGGATTGTCATTTTCCCAAGATATGTCACCTATAAGAGACACAAAGTGAGAGCTAAGTACAGTTCATAGAAACAGAAGTGTGTTTTTGGtagatactcacacacacacacaaacgttgTGGAGCAACTGGTGTTGTGTCATTTgccttagcattagcatgtgtgtgtctgtgtataattTACACACTTGAAAGTCCATTAATTTGAGAAAAAACATCCATATTCTTCTCCTAATTGCATGTACATGTCTACATAAGACTTAAATTCTGCTATGTGAGCAAACAttattatactatacacacaACTATACTAAAAGACTGATAAAAAGACCCAATGTCGGTTTCATATAAACAAGATCCATTATGGAGgtagtctgtttgtctgtctgtctgtagacCTTCTGTGAGCTGCAAGAGGAAATGGCAGTAATATCTACTCTCTGAAGATGATTTGCTACAGAGAGTCAGATGAGTTTTCTCTTACTGGAATGTTGGAACATTAGAGACAACaatccttcctctctctctctctctctctctctctctctctctctctgcatgctGGGACTGAGTGGGTAGAGCGTTGTGAGTGTGAGAGCATGCTTGTGGCTTTTGTCTCAGGCCTCTTCGCTTGCATATCTTTACTTTTCTATAAATGCACAAACGcgttattttctttatcttttctttATATTCTATTAGCAGTTTAGTTTTAGTTACTTTGCTCCCATGGTATGCAGGGCCTGAATTCACTCACACAGCATCATGGCATGAAAGTGGTGTTCGCAGCGAGCATTGAAAAGTCCTGTTTAGCCGAATTAACAATGAAATTGTCATCTTTCTTAAAAAGGCTGAAAAAAGCTAAAAAGTTGTTAAAAATAGTTATAGATGGAGCATATACCACAGTCCTTCCCCTTCCCAGCGGCATCCAAGAAAGTTTCAAACAATTTCagctatatggccaaatgtctTTCGGCCATTTATCAATAATAAAATCCTGGCCGAAGCACTAAATTGTCACAGCAAACTTTTTCCCTTGATCCAGAAGCCAATTACCATTGCTAAAATGTGTTCTCCTTTAGAAGATTTTGTTACATGGTGATAAAAGACAACATGAAGCTAGATTtggcttttaactttttttaacagaaaaatgtAAGTTTTGGTTGCAATATCCCAGAACAGGAACGATAATTAAATGGTTAGATAATAATGAGATTCAGATATCCCTGAACCACCAATGGAACAGCAGGCTGAGGTGGCCTGACCGAAGCAGAACAGCGGCAGCCACTCAGCGGGCACGAGGGCAAGGGGGAGCCTGCTGAAGGCAGGTCAGACTCAATAAACAACGCAAACACAGGTATGAGAGTTGCTTTACAAACAAGGAGGTATACTGTCTAAAAAATAGTGAGGAAActcattaatgaaataaatgtgaagAAAGTAAAGTTTACACATAGAAATAAAGCACCTGTTTTCTCTGGAAGGGttgttatttttcctttatCTGTCATGACTGAGTTTCAGATTGCTACTTTAAATTTGAATGGTgcaaaagacagtaaaaaaaGGAGCGAAATTATTTGAGGTACTCCTACAGAAGAAGAATATATGGATATAGCGTTCCTACAGGAAACACACAGTGATTTTATGTATGTGATAGATTGGGAAAGGGAATGGGAATCCGGATTTCGATCTGTAATCACAATTCATCGGCTAACAACGCAgttgccattttattttctaagaCCCTTTGTCCAGACTCATATGAGGTTAGGATTATTAAAGGAAGTATTATTTGGGCATTCTAataggagatgccaactacatgtggtctttgaggacaacaacctcctcctcatcaatgcacaattgtcagactgtatatttataatcacaccccctactgtcacccaaatgaggatgaggttcccttttcaGTCAGGGTCCTCTCAAGGTTTATCTTTCCCACAGTCGCTTCAGTCACCTGATTAATAttgattaatataaatataagtcaatattaatcttgaacttttgtattatattaatctgtaTAATATTCAACTTTTAGTATTATGTCTCATGTTCTGAAAAGATGCTTGGAGACAATGTCctttgttaaaagcgctatacaaaagatttgaattgaattgatataAACAATATCTAGGTATGAGCAGTCAACAGGAGGCAGTGCAGCCCCgtaccacacagtgatgcagttggtgaggatgctctcaatggtgccCTAGTAGAAGAAGCACATGATGGGAGGTGGGACTCCTTCCTTTGCTCAGTTTTGCAGAGGAAGTAGAGGCATGACTGAGCTTTCTTGGCCAGCGATGTGGTGTTTGTCATCCAGGAGAGGTTCTCAGAGATATGCAGCCTTATCAAATTTACTTGAACAATTTAGTTCCCTGACTTCCACCAAAATTAACTGGAATAATAGTGAGGCACTACTATTTGGAAAGTGGgacacaaatattttaatagtcAATAATCTAGTGGAGTCATCCCTGTGGCACAAGCCAGCTTGCCTAGACCCTGCTCTAAGTTTCTTAGCAGAGATACAATCTGTAATTGGATTCGGCAGTGTGTACTATACATGCCAAAGGAAGGTGGTGGTCAGGGACTCACCCATTTTCAAAGCAGGACGGCTGCATTTTGTCTGCAGTTTGTGCAAAGACTCATTTACGGACCACCTGAAGCCAACCGGAGAACTGTAGCATGCGCTTTATTAAATAGCATGGAGGGACTGGGACTCAACACATCGTTATTACTTTTGGACCCTGggaaattaaacacttttaaattGCCAGTCTCTTAGAGGAATCTTCAGGAGGAGGAGTCTATTCAGCCAATGGATGACAGAGACCACGGATTCTATCCACTGGTTGCTGAAGGAACCATTGATACATGAAGCTGTAATCTATAATTACAACTTTAAGACAAACCTTCACAGATGCAGAGACCACAGCAACACACTTGAAGATCAGGTCAACACAACCAGCCATGCAGCTCCTGGAAAGCTTCTCTCTCAGTAGATGAAATGCAAATGGTGAA
Above is a window of Tachysurus vachellii isolate PV-2020 chromosome 9, HZAU_Pvac_v1, whole genome shotgun sequence DNA encoding:
- the pid1 gene encoding PTB-containing, cubilin and LRP1-interacting protein, whose translation is MWQPATERLQHFQNMLKSKLNVLTLRKDSLPSVIFHEPEAIELCSTTHTTKQRTHTGYKVTYLGKMTIPGSKFLSGCTESAVVALWDTKCSSIAMDGLLEIRPFQVRLHHLSGRSEAPDSVETFQVAQIAYCTADHEVSPKVFAFIYRQINEDLTFQMDCHAVECESKRAAKMLAHAMMDAFNKTFHSMRTDGRIHQSEREIPEDSNGNPDDG